GCAGCAGATGATGTATGATAAACAAGTCGCAAGGACATGGCTGGTTGGTCAAGCGGTTAAGACGCCGCCCTCTCACGGCGGAAACAGGGGTTCGATTCCCCTACCAGCTACTATACAGACTCGAAAGTTGAATGGCTTTCGAGTTTTTTTGTATGACAGGAAATTGCGGAGGAAGCGGATCTGATGGACATTGAATCGCCACAATCGTTCGAAAAAAATAAAAATTATAAAAAATTAAAAAAACACTTGCATTTTTGTCAGAGATGATGTATGATAAACAAGTCGCAAGGACATGGCTGGTTGGTCAAGCGGTTAAGACGCCGCCCTCTCACGGCGGAAACAGGGGTTCGATTCCCCTACCAGCTACTACACAGACCCGGAAGTTGAATGGCTTCCGGGTTTCTTTGTGTTTAAGGAAATCGTAAGGGAAACTTTTGGAAAAACCATATGCGTTATTTTGGGTTCATGGTATAATAAGCACAAAAGAAATATTCAAATGATTTTTATAACAGGAGGGCAGATGATATGAGAAAGAGAAGGCTGGGAAAGATTCTGGCGCTTATTCTTACAGCATCCGTGCTTTGTGCCTGTGGAGCAGAGCAGACATCCACAGATCAGACAAAAGAGGAGGACAGCGCCGCTTCTGCGGGAAATGCACAGGAGAGCGAGACTGCCGTTTCGGAGAATACGGCGGATCAGCAGACAGCGTCCGGAAAGATAAAGATCAACATTTATTACAGCAACGAGATGGGAGACGGCCTGGATGAGAGAACGGTGGAAGCGGAGAAGCTGACACCGGAGTTCCTTCTGGAACAGCTGGCCCAGGAGAACATCGTCACAGAGGATACGAAGGCCAACAGCTGTACCGTAAAGGAAGAGAACGGTCAGAAGATCGTCGTGCTGGATCTGTCGGAGGCTTTTGGTGCCTACGCATCTTTCATGGGAACAGATGGCGAGTACGTGGTGATCGCGGCGCTGACGGATACGTTTTTGGACGCATATCAGGCGGACAGCCTGCGGCTGACAGTGGAAGGCCAGCAGCTGGAGACCGGCCATATGCTGTATGACTGGGATCTGACCTGGTATCAGCTCACTTCCTATACGATAGAGACTGCGGACTACAAGGATGGAAACATTGCGATTTCCTATCCGCAGCTGGTGAACGTGCACAATTCCTACACAGAGGAAGAGTGGAATGATATTTTCGAGCAGTACGCCAAGAAGGATCTGGAATATCTGGACGGGGAGACTTCCGAGTACACGCTGACCTACGAGGTGGCCACCGCGACGGAGGATCTGCTGTCCATCGTTTACCGGGTGAGCGCTTATGAGCAGGGCGCAGCACATCCTTATTCCTATATAGAAACGTTCAACATTGATATGACAAGCGGCGACGGTCTGCGGCTGTCTGATTTTGTGAACACCTACAATGTGGTGGGTGCATTTACCAAGGAGAACGGGTATACGCTGGTGAACACGGAGCTGGATGTGAAGGATTTCCAGGAGTTTGTCAATACGAGTGAAGACCTGGTGGAGACGGATTACTTTGAGGAGTTCGATATTGATTATGCCAATCCGGATGCATATCCCAACGGCTACTCCTACAAAAAGGATGGCAAGATCATTCTGTGCATCGAAGTACCTCATGCGCTGGGGGATTTTGTGGAAGTACAGCTGAATGATTGACTTTTCCACAGGTTTTCTTATAATATAATAGAAGAATTTGTAATAGCGTCAATGCATTGCATTGGCGCTATATTATGCTGCGTGGCACCCGAAGGAAGCTGTCCGGAGGCGGGTCTGGCAGGCAAAAAAAGGTCGGGCGCAGCTTTTTGGTAAGTGAGGAGAGAAGGCAGGTATGAGCAAAGGGACAACATATGATGCGGGAAGTATTTCTGTGCTGGAAGGCCTGGAGGCGGTGCGAAAACGCCCGGGCATGTATATCGGCAGCGTTTCCAGAAAAGGACTGAACCATCTGATCTATGAGATCGTGGACAATTCCGTGGACGAGCATCTGGCGGGATTCTGCGATCACATTGAAGTTTTTCTGGAAAAGGATGGATCGGCTACCGTCATCGACAATGGCCGCGGCATTCCGGTGGATATGCATGAGAAAGGGGTTTCCGCAGAGCGGCTCGTATTTACAACCCTCCATGCGGGCGGCAAGTTTGACGACTCCGTGTACAAGACTAGCGGTGGTCTGCACGGCGTGGGTTCCTCTGTTGTCAACGCCCTGTCCCGGTATCTGGACATTGAGGTGAGCCGGGATGGATGGGTGCATCATGACCGGTATGAGCGGGGTATCCCGACGCAGGAACTGGAAAACGGCCTGCTGCCCAGGCTTCGCAGGACGAAGGAGACCGGAACAAAGATCAATTTCCTGCCGGATGACGAGATCTTTGAAAAGGTACGGTTTAAGGCGGACGAGGTGAAAAGCCGTCTGCATGAGACCGCTTACCTGAACCCGAAGCTGACCATTGTGTTTGAGGATCGGCGGATGGAGGAGCCGGAGCGGATCGTGTATCACGAGCCCGACGGTATCATCGGTTTTGTCAAAGACCTGAATAAAAATAAAGAAGTGCTCCACGATGTGATCTATTTCACAGGGACCAGTGATGGCATCACCGTGGAAGCGGCGGTGCAGTATGTCAATGAATTCCATGAAAACGTGCTGGGCTTCTGCAACAACATTTACAATGCCGAGGGCGGCACACACATTACCGGCTTCAAGACAACGTTTACGGCGGTGATGAACAACTATGCCCGGGAACTGGGCATTTTGAAGGAAAAGGATGCCAATTTCACCGGCGCGGACATCCGAAACGGCATGACGGCGGTCATCTCCATCAAGCATCCGGCGCCCCGGTTTGAGGGACAGACAAAGACGAAGCTGGATAACCAGGATGCGGCCAAGGCCACCGGCAAGGTGACCGGCGATGAGATCGTGCGCTATTTTGACCGGAATCTGGAAACACTGAAAATCGTGCTGGGCAGTGCGGAGAAAGCTGCCAAGATCCGCAAAACCGAGGAGCGGGCCAAGACCAACCTGCTGACAAAGCAGAAGTATTCCTTTGATTCCAACGGCAAGCTGGCCAACTGCGAGAGTCGGGATGCGAAGAAATGTGAGATCTTCATTGTAGAGGGAGATTCTGCCGGCGGCTCTGCCAAAACAGCCAGAAACCGGCAGTTCCAGGCGATCCTGCCCATCCGCGGCAAGATTTTGAACGTGGAGAAAGCCAGCATTGACAAGGTGCTGGCCAACGCGGAGATCAAGACGATGATCAATGCCTTTGGCTGCGGCTTTTCCGAAGGCTACGGCAATGATTTTGATATCACCAAACTCCGCTACGACAAGATCGTGCTCATGGCCGATGCGGACGTGGACGGGGCTCACATCTGCACCCTGCTTTTGACATTATTTTACCGGTTTATGCCGGAGCTGATCTACGAGGGGCATGTGTATATCGCCATGCCGCCTCTTTACAAGGCCATCCCTTCCCGGGGACAGGAAGAGTATCTGTACGATGACAAGGCACTGGAGCGGTACCGGAAGCGCCACAAGGGGCCTTTTACCCTGCAGCGGTACAAAGGTCTCGGTGAGATGGACGCCCAGCAGTTGTGGGAGACCACGCTGAATCCGGAGACCCGGATCCTGAAGCTGGTGGAGATCGAGGACGCCAGAATGGCCTCCGAGGTGACGGAGATGCTCATGGGAACGGAAGTGCCGCCCCGCCGGACGTTTATTTATGAACACGCGTCGGATGCGCAGCTGGATGTCTAAGGAGGAAGCGTTATGCAGGAACAGATTATCAAAACAGAATATTCCGAGATCATGCAGAAATCGTACATTGATTATGCCATGAGCGTTATTATTTCCCGGGCGCTGCCGGATGTCCGGGACGGTCTGAAACCGGTACAGCGCAGGACCCTTTATGATATGTATGAGCTGGGCATCCGCTATGACCGGCCTTATCGAAAAAGCGCCCGTATCGTGGGCGATACCATGGGTAAATACCATCCCCACGGGGACAGCTCCATCTATGATGCCCTGGTGGTCATGTCCCAGGATTTCAAGAAGGGGCTGCCGCTGGTGGACGGCCACGGCAATTTCGGCTCCATTGAGGGAGACGGGGCGGCTGCCATGCGATACACGGAGGCCAGACTGGCCAAAGTGACCCAGGAGGTTTTTTTACAGGATCTGGACAAAAATACCGTGGAATTTATGCCAAACTTCGACGAGACAGAGCGGGAGCCCACGGTGCTGCCGGTGCGGATCCCCAATCTGCTGGTCAACGGCGCGGACGGCATTGCCGTCGGTATGGCTACCAGCATTCCGCCCCACAATCTGGGGGAAACGGTGGACGCGGTCATCGCCTACATGGATAACGAGGCCATCACCACGGAACAGCTGATGCAGTATATCCAGGGGCCGGATTTCCCCACCGGCGGTATTGTGGTGAACAAGGATGAGCTGCTTTCCGTCTATGAGAGCGGTGTGGGCAAGATCCGTATCCGGGGCCGGGTGCAGGTGGAGGCCGAAAAGGGCGGCCGGCAGAAGCTGGTCATCACCGAGATCCCGTACCCCATGATCGGTGCCAACATCGGCAAGTTTTTGAATGACATCTGTGCGCTGGTGGAGACGAAGAAAACGTCGGATATCGTGGATATCTCCAACCAGTCGTCCAAAGAGGGCATCCGCATTGTGCTGGAGCTGAAAAAGGGCGCAGATGTGGAAAATCTCAAGAACCTTCTATATAAAAAGACCCGGCTGGAGGATACCTTCGGCGTGAACATGCTGGCGGTGGCAGACGGGCGGCCGGAGACCCTGGGCTTAAAAGATGTGATCCGTCACCATGTGGAATTCCAGTTCGAGCTGGCAGGCCGGAAATATGAGACGCTGCTGGGCAAGGAGCGGGAAAAGCGGGAGGTGCAGGAAGGCCTCATCAAGGCGGTGGATGTCATTGATGTGATCATCGAGATCCTCCGGGGCAGCAAAAACCTCAAGCAGGCAAAGCAGTGCCTCATCGAGGGTGAGACCGAGGGCATCAAATTCCGTACCCGCAGCGCGGAAAAGCTGGCGAAGAGCCTGCATTTTACTGAGCGGCAGGCAACAGCCATTCTGGAAATGCGCCTGTACAAGCTCATTGGCCTGGAGATCGACGCCCTGCAGAAGGAGCATGCGGCAACCATGAAAAACATTGCCACCTACGAGGATATTTTGAACAATTACAGTTCCATGGCAGCAGTCATCAAAAAAGACCTGCTGCAGATCAAGAAAAGAATATGCACAGCCCCGCCGGACTTCCATTGAAAATGCCCAGGCGGCTGTTTATGAGGAAAAGAAACCGGAGGAGGCCGAGGTGGTCATCCTTATGGATCGGTTCGGATACATCCGCAGCGTGGATCCGTCCACCTACGAGCGCAACCAGGAGGCTGCCCAGGCGGAGAACCGCACCATCCTCCGCTGCATGAACACCGACCGGCTGGCAGTATTTACAGACATTGGCCGGATGCACACGGTGAAAGTCAGCGACCTGCCTTTGGGCAAGTTCCGGGACAAGGGCATCCCCATCGATAACCTGAGCAATTACGACAGCACCCAGGAGCAGATCCTTTGCGTGGCACCGGTGCAGGAGATGAAATTGAAGAAGCTTTTGTTTGTCACTGCCATGGGCATGTGCAAGCTGGTGGACGGCGAAGAATTTGACGTGGCCAAGCGGACGGTGGCGGCCACGAAATTATTGCCGGAGGACAAGCTGGTGAGCGTGGAATGTCTGGAGGATCAGGGCCAGATCGTGCTCCAGTCCGCCCAGGGCGTGTTCCTGAAATTTGCGCTGGAAGAGATCCCGGAGAAAAAGAAGGCAGCGGCCGGTGTCCGGGGCATCCGCCTGGCGGAAAATGACCGGATCGAGCAGGTGTATCTGCTGGTTCCGGGCATGGATGTGGCCATCAGCTGGAAGGACAAGGAGCTGCTGCTGAACAAGCTGCGGCTGGGCAAGCGGGACACCAAGGGTGTGAAAGTGAGAGGGTAATAAAAAGGCTTGCATTTCCTTTCGGGAAGTGTTAGAATGAAAAATATGATAAAGGTAACTAGATGAGAGTGGGCGAAAGTCCACTCTCATTCCGTGTAGAGAAAAAAACAGAGAAAGAGAGCATGAAGGAGGTGTGCATATGACGAAAAGAGAAATGATCGAGCAGAAAGCGGAGGAACTGATCACGCCTCTGATTGAGGAACACCATTTTGAACTGGTGGATGTGGAATATGTAAAAGAAGGGGCCAACTGGTATCTGAGAGCCTA
Above is a window of Oscillospiraceae bacterium NTUH-002-81 DNA encoding:
- a CDS encoding GerMN domain-containing protein translates to MRKRRLGKILALILTASVLCACGAEQTSTDQTKEEDSAASAGNAQESETAVSENTADQQTASGKIKINIYYSNEMGDGLDERTVEAEKLTPEFLLEQLAQENIVTEDTKANSCTVKEENGQKIVVLDLSEAFGAYASFMGTDGEYVVIAALTDTFLDAYQADSLRLTVEGQQLETGHMLYDWDLTWYQLTSYTIETADYKDGNIAISYPQLVNVHNSYTEEEWNDIFEQYAKKDLEYLDGETSEYTLTYEVATATEDLLSIVYRVSAYEQGAAHPYSYIETFNIDMTSGDGLRLSDFVNTYNVVGAFTKENGYTLVNTELDVKDFQEFVNTSEDLVETDYFEEFDIDYANPDAYPNGYSYKKDGKIILCIEVPHALGDFVEVQLND
- a CDS encoding DNA gyrase subunit B, which encodes MSKGTTYDAGSISVLEGLEAVRKRPGMYIGSVSRKGLNHLIYEIVDNSVDEHLAGFCDHIEVFLEKDGSATVIDNGRGIPVDMHEKGVSAERLVFTTLHAGGKFDDSVYKTSGGLHGVGSSVVNALSRYLDIEVSRDGWVHHDRYERGIPTQELENGLLPRLRRTKETGTKINFLPDDEIFEKVRFKADEVKSRLHETAYLNPKLTIVFEDRRMEEPERIVYHEPDGIIGFVKDLNKNKEVLHDVIYFTGTSDGITVEAAVQYVNEFHENVLGFCNNIYNAEGGTHITGFKTTFTAVMNNYARELGILKEKDANFTGADIRNGMTAVISIKHPAPRFEGQTKTKLDNQDAAKATGKVTGDEIVRYFDRNLETLKIVLGSAEKAAKIRKTEERAKTNLLTKQKYSFDSNGKLANCESRDAKKCEIFIVEGDSAGGSAKTARNRQFQAILPIRGKILNVEKASIDKVLANAEIKTMINAFGCGFSEGYGNDFDITKLRYDKIVLMADADVDGAHICTLLLTLFYRFMPELIYEGHVYIAMPPLYKAIPSRGQEEYLYDDKALERYRKRHKGPFTLQRYKGLGEMDAQQLWETTLNPETRILKLVEIEDARMASEVTEMLMGTEVPPRRTFIYEHASDAQLDV